The Thermodesulfobacteriota bacterium DNA window TTATGTTATCGATATCATGATGGTTATGCTTCAAAATCAGCGTATTAAAAATGATCGATATTTTAGGATATTGCGTTTTGAGAATGTTGATCGCTTCAAGAATTCTGTCAAAAGACCCGTTAACGCCGCAGGTTTTATCATGAATTTCGGCTGTGGCGCCATTGAGTGAAATAATGATAACGTCAACATAAGGGGCGATAGAGGGTATTTTTTCTTTTAAGAACCAGGCGTTGGTGTTGATAAAATTGATCAGGCCCTTTTCCCTGGAATACCTTACAATCTCTTCAATGTCCTTTCTGATAAGCGGCTCCCCGCCCCAGAGATAGTTGGCGACAAATCCACACGCTCTGGCCTGATCATACAGGGAACGGATTTCACCAATCGTTAAGTCTCCGGTTGATGATTCATTCCAAAGGCACTGTTCACACTTGAAATTACATTTGGATGTTATCAGGTGGGAAAGAAAAAAGGGTTTATAGCCGGATATCCTGCCTTTCAGCAGATTGGCTGATAGCTGCGTAATGATTCGTAATTTATTTATGGCAGTCATATTCAAGGATTGGGGTCGGACCAAGCTAAAATATTGATTATTAAAGATAGTCAATCAAAAACAAGCTGTTTTCATCCATTAAAACGGGCCTTTTGAGGGGCAAAAAAATCACTTTAACCAGTTAGCCCTACTTAGAAAAAGCTTAAAATGCGTTTTGGGGGTCAAAAAGGGCCTTTTAAGCCTTATCCTGGGGGTTGTTTTGCAGTTTTATGTTTATATATAAGCATGTTGTTATGGTCCGACCCCAGAAACACCCTGGCCGAGGGCGGAGAGAACCGTTTCAGCATAGAGTCTGCCGTGCGTGGCCGGCGCCGTATGCGTTCCCGGCAGAATCCTGAAGGCCAGAGTTGTCTTGTCAGCCGTATTGGAAGGATAATACCGCTGCCAGAACGATTCGATTTCTATGTCGGAAGGATGGTCGAGATTTCCGATTCCATATTCGTCCACCGCTATGCAGGTATCATCGCGCGCGAAAATGACCGCGATATTTTTGAGGCCGCCGACCGGCGCGTTGCTTTCGTCAATCAATCGGGCGCAGTCGCTGATATCTTTATATATCCTGGCCAGTTTGGATGGTTT harbors:
- a CDS encoding radical SAM protein — protein: MTAINKLRIITQLSANLLKGRISGYKPFFLSHLITSKCNFKCEQCLWNESSTGDLTIGEIRSLYDQARACGFVANYLWGGEPLIRKDIEEIVRYSREKGLINFINTNAWFLKEKIPSIAPYVDVIIISLNGATAEIHDKTCGVNGSFDRILEAINILKTQYPKISIIFNTLILKHNHHDIDNIIDLWEKMGVPGYVNFIEMDLLKSSGLGSQNAAFDASEATRRELARRLISRKKNKAPILNTYNYFNKFVAGKKPYRCHFPKMFLEVYADGSVLDCVNVDKPIGNVKDQSLRSILHHPRIQGMIDDGEKWCCVHNNADRIDASNTWELHRESITTGLRFLLGRTK